A single window of Cricetulus griseus strain 17A/GY unplaced genomic scaffold, alternate assembly CriGri-PICRH-1.0 unplaced_scaffold_58, whole genome shotgun sequence DNA harbors:
- the LOC100771342 gene encoding LOW QUALITY PROTEIN: uncharacterized protein LOC100771342 isoform X3 (The sequence of the model RefSeq protein was modified relative to this genomic sequence to represent the inferred CDS: substituted 1 base at 1 genomic stop codon): MGQTVTTPLTLTLDHWTDVKTRAHNLSVEVRKGPWQTFCSSEWPSFGVGWPPEGTFNLSLISAVKRIIFQASGGHPDQVPYIIVWEDLVQNPTPWVRPWTTGAETVTVAVAAKPKVPPPDKPVPAPSAPTKIYPEIDDGSLLLDYPPPPYPQPASHARPPQVSPPADSRTASETGPVAGTRSRRGRSPGGEGAGFDSATALPLRAYGPAPAPGELVPLQYWPFSSADMYNWKTNHSSFSENPSGLTGLLESLMFSHQPTWDDCQQLLQVLFTTEERERILLEARKNVPGPDGAPTNLPNLIDAAFPLIRPDWDYNSAEGRERLTVYRRALVAGLKGAARRPTNLAKVREVLQGPVEPPSVFLERLMEAYRRYTPFDPSSEGQWAAVAMAFIGQSAPDIKKKLQRLEGLQDYTLQDLVKEAEKVYHKRETEEEKQEREKRETEEREKRRDRRQEKNLTRILAAVVGEERVEKRQLGHLGNKANRPVGGQRPRLEKDQCAYCKEKGHWARECPKKKQKGPKVLALEEDXGSRGSVPLPEPRVTLSVEGNPVDFLVDTGAEHSVLTEPLGQLGSRRTLVTGATGSKLYPWTTKRSLKIGKSQVTHSFLVIPECPAPLLGRDLLTKLKAQVQFTSTGPEVTWGETPIACLVLNLEEEYRLHEPKIENLPSKEWLVAFPGVWAEQAGMGLAKRVPPVVVELKAAATPISVRQYPMTQEAKEGIRPHIQRLLQQGILIHCQSPWNTPLLPVRKPGTNDYRPVQDLREVNKRVLDIHPTVPNPYNLLSSLPPERSWYTVLDLKDAFFCLRLHPSSQLLFAFEWRDPDGGHTGQLTWTRLPQGFKNSPTLFDEALHCDLAPFRARNPQISLLQYVDDLLLAASTWELCLNGTKELLKELGELGYRVSAKKAQLCCPEVTYLGYTLREGKRWLTEARKKTVMQIPTPTTPRQVREFLGTAGFCRLWIPGFATLAAPLYPLTKDKVPFTWKEEHQKAFEKIKTALLTAPALTLPDLTKTFTLYVDERAGIARGVLTQALGPWKRPVAYLSKKLDPVASGWPSCLKAIAAVALLVKDADKLILGQHVTIIAPHALESIVRQPPDRWMTNSRMTHYQSLLLTDRITFATPAILNPATLLPEADDSTPVHRCADILAEETGVRTDLTDQPWPGVPSWYTDGSSFVVEGKRKAGAAVVDGKQVLWASSLPEGTSAQKAELLALIQALRLAEGKAVNIYTDSRYAFATAHIHGAIYRQRGLLTSAGKDIKNKEEILALLEAIHLPKKLAIVHCPGHQKGTDPVTRGNQMADQTAKQAAHGTTVLIEEIRNHPPEPPEHTHKGCALTEDGQIVLPAKEGQDYVKRLHQLTHLGTEKLKQLIKSSKYCVQDLHTTTKQVVEACQACTMTNAARPFKEPGKRMRGDRPGVYWEVDFTEVKPGKYGNKYLLVFIDTFSGWVEAFPTKSETAQMVTKKILEEILPRFGIPKVIGSDNGPAFVAQVSQELATQLGINWKLHCAYRPQSSGQVERMNRTLKETLTKLAIETGGKDWVTLLPFALLRVRNSPGRFGLTPYEILHGGPPPLTESCGILDPSTYSPSSSALFTHLKALEVIKTQIWSRIKEAYAPGTITVPHGFQVGDSVLVRRHRAGTLEPRWKGPYLVLLTTPSAVKVDGIAAWVHASHVKKTPSQGKNNHEENWTVATSDNPLKLRLRRSPNLG, from the coding sequence ATGGGACAGACCGTGACGACCCCGCTAACACTGACCCTGGACCATTGGACGGACGTTAAGACGAGGGCTCATAATCTTTCTGTTGAAGTCAGAAAAGGGCCATGGCAGACTTTCTGCTCCTCTGAGTGGCCGAGTTTTGGCGTAGGATGGCCTCCGGAGGGAACTTTTAACCTGTCTCTCATTTCCGCTGTCAAGCGAATTATCTTTCAGGCCTCAGGGGGACACCCTGATCAGGTTCCATACATTATCGTATGGGAGGACCTGGTCCAAAATCCGACACCCTGGGTGAGACCCTGGACGACAGGGGCAGAAACGGTGACGGTGGCCGTGGCCGCCAAACCGAAAGTACCCCCTCCAGATAAACCGGTACCTGCTCCATCGGCCCCTACGAAGATTTATCCTGAAATTGATGATGGTTCCCTTCTCCTCGACTACCCTCCACCCCCGTATCCTCAACCAGCTTCCCACGCACGTCCCCCACAGGTGTCGCCCCCCGCCGACTCCCGGACGGCCTCTGAAACAGGACCGGTGGCCGGAACCCGAAGCCGCCGGGGTCGTAGCCCAGGGGGAGAAGGCGCGGGGTTTGACTCTGCTACTGCCCTACCTTTACGAGCTTATGGACCCGCCCCGGCTCCGGGAGAACTGGTCCCGCTACAGTACTGGCCGTTCTCATCAGCCGATATGTATAACTGGAAAACTAACCACTCCTCTTTTTCAGAGAATCCCTCAGGCCTGACAGGGCTTCTTGAGTCCCTAATGTTTTCTCATCAGCCCACCTGGGATGATTGCCAGCAGCTTTTGCAAGTCCTTTTTACCacggaagagagggagagaatccTCCTAGAAGCTAGAAAAAATGTTCCGGGACCAGATGGagcccccaccaacctccctAACCTTATAGATGCAGCTTTTCCCTTGATCCGCCCTGACTGGGATTATAACTCTGCAGAAGGTAGGGAGCGTCTCACGGTCTACCGCCGGGCTCTAGTGGCAGGTCTCAAGGGAGCTGCAAGGCGACCCACGAATTTGGCTAAGGTAAGGGAGGTCCTACAAGGTCCGGTGGAGCCACCCTCTGTCTTTTTAGAGCGCTTAATGGAGGCTTACAGGAGATATACTCCATTTGATCCCTCCTCAGAGGGACAGTGGGCGGCTGTAGCTATGGCTTTTATAGGACAATCAGCCCCTGATATCAAGAAGAAGTTACAAAGATTAGAGGGGCTCCAAGATTATACTTTACAGGATTTagtgaaggaagcagagaaagtgtATCACAAGAGGGAGACtgaggaagagaagcaggagagagaaaaaagagagacgGAAGAAAGGGAGAAACGGCGTGACCGCCGCCAAGAGAAGAATCTGACTAGGATTTTGGCCGCAGTAGTAGGTGAAGAAAGGGTAGAGAAAAGACAGTTAGGGCACCTGGGCAACAAAGCAAATAGACCCGTGGGCGGACAGAGACCACGACTTGAAAAGGACCAATGTGCATACTGCAAAGAGAAAGGACATTGGGCCAGAGAATGccccaaaaagaaacagaagggcccTAAGGTACTGGCCCTTGAAGAAGATTAGGGGAGTCGGGGCTCGGTCCCCCTCCCCGAGCCCAGGGTAACTCTCTCTGTGGAGGGGAACCCCGTTGACttcttagtggacactggggctgAACACTCGGTCTTGACTGAACCATTAGGACAATTAGGATCAAGAAGGACTCTGGTCACAGGAGCCACTGGTAGTAAACTTTATCCctggacaacaaaaagaagtttaaaaataggaaaaagccAAGTGACTCACTCTTTCCTTGTAATCCCTGAGTGCCCTGCACCGCTTCTGGGCAGGGACTTGCTGACTAAACTAAAGGCTCAGGTCCAGTTCACCTCGACAGGGCCGGAAGTCACCTGGGGGGAGACACCTATAGCATGTTTAGTCCTAAATCTAGAAGAAGAATATCGCCTCCATGAACCCAAGATTGAGAATTTGCCCTCCAAGGAATGGTTGGTAGCTTTTCCAGGAGTTTGGGCAGAGCAAGCGGGAATGGGACTGGCTAAGCGGGTACCGCCAGTGGTGGTCGAATTAAAAGCAGCTGCTACCCCCATCTCAGTCAGGCAGTACCCCATGACTCAGGAGGCTAAAGAAGGCATTCGACCACACATCCAGAGGCTATTACAACAAGGTATACTGATTCATTGCCAGTCCCCCTGGAATACTCCCCTCTTGCCGGTACGTAAGCCTGGAACTAATGACTATCGACCTGTCCAGGACTTGAGAGAGGTCAACAAGCGGGTACTGGACATCCACCCGACAGTGCCCAATCCCTACAATTTGCTAAGTTCCCTGCCACCGGAGCGGTCCTGGTACACTGTTCTGGATTTAAAAGATGCTTTTTTCTGCCTCAGACTACATCCAAGTAGCCAACTCCTGTTTGCCTTCGAATGGCGGGACCCCGACGGAGGACACACCGGTCAGCTGACCTGGACCAGGCTTCCACAGGGATTCAAGAACTCGCCAACTCTCTTCGATGAAGCGCTCCACTGTGACCTTGCGCCCTTCAGGGCACGAAACCCCCAAATCTCTCTCTTACAGTATGTAGATGATTTGCTGCTTGCAGCCTCGACCTGGGAACTGTGCCTTAATGGGACCAAAGAGCTTCTAAAAGAATTGGGTGAGTTGGGGTACCGGGTGTCCGCAAAAAAGGCCCAATTATGCTGTCCAGAAGTTACCTACCTGGGATACACCCTCCGAGAAGGGAAGCGGTGGCTCACTGAAGCCCGAAAGAAAACTGTGATGCAGATCCCGACCCCCACCACTCCACGACAAGTACGTGAGTTTCTGGGAACGGCGGGCTTTTGTAGACTCTGGATACCAGGATTCGCCACTTTGGCGGCCCCTTTGTACCCTCTGACTAAAGACAAAGTCCCATTTACATGGAAAGAAGAACATcagaaagcctttgaaaaaataaagactgCCCTGCTCACAGCCCCTGCTTTGACTCTGCCAGACTTGACCAAAACTTTCACCTTATACGTTGATGAACGGGCTGGAATAGCTCGGGGAGTCCTGACTCAGGCCCTGGGTCCTTGGAAGCGGCCGGTGGCTTACTTGTCAAAGAAACTAGACCCGGTAGCCAGCGGTTGGCCCTCTTGTCTGAAAGCCATTGCCGCAGTAGCCTTGCTTGTCAAAGATGCTGACAAGCTGATCCTGGGTCAACATGTGACTATAATCGCCCCTCATGCCTTAGAGAGTATTGTACGGCAGCCCCCCGACCGCTGGATGACAAACTCTCGAATGACTCATTACCAGAGCTTGTTACTAACTGATCGAATAACTTTTGCTACCCCTGCTATCCTCAACCCTGCCACCCTACTCCCTGAAGCAGATGACTCTACTCCTGTGCATCGATGCGCTGATATCCTGGCGGAGGAGACTGGAGTCAGAACGGACCTGACTGATCAACCTTGGCCAGGTGTGCCTAGCTGGTATACGGATGGCAGCAGCTTCGtggtggaaggaaaaagaaaagcaggagcAGCGGTGGTAGATGGGAAACAGGTGCTGTGGGCCAGCAGCCTCCCAGAGGGGACGTCTGCTCAAAAAGCCGAACTTTTGGCACTAATTCAAGCTCTGCGCCTGGCAGAAGGTAAGGCTGTCAACATCTATACTGATAGCCGCTACGCCTTTGCTACCGCCCACATTCATGGAGCTATCTATAGGCAGAGGGGCCTACTCACATCGGCAGggaaagacattaaaaacaaagaagaaatcctGGCTCTTCTAGAAGCCATACACCTACCCAAGAAATTGGCCATTGTCCATTGTCCAGGACATCAAAAGGGGACTGACCCAGTTACACGGGGAAACCAGATGGCAGATCAGACAGCCAAGCAAGCTGCCCATGGAACTACGGTGCTAATAGAAGAAATCAGAAATCACCCACCAGAGCCCCCGGAGCACACACATAAAGGCTGTGCCTTGACTGAAGATGGGCAAATTGTCTTACCAGCTAAAGAAGGGCAGGACTATGTAAAAAGGTTACATCAACTAACTCACCTCGGAACTGAAAAACTTAAACAACTAATTAAAAGTTCCAAATACTGTGTTCAAGACCTACACACCACAACAAAACAGGTAGTGGAGGCATGCCAAGCCTGTACTATGACCAATGCGGCCCGACCGTTCAAGGAGCCTGGAAAAAGAATGAGGGGAGACCGACCAGGAGTCTATTGGGAAGTAGACTTTACTGAAGTTAAGCCAGGAAAATATGGTAATAAATATCTTCTAGTTTTTATAGACACTTTTTCAGGATGGGTGGAAGCCTTTCCCACAAAATCTGAAACTGCTCAGATGGTGACCaagaagatactagaagaaaTTCTGCCCAGATTCGGGATTCCCAAGGTAATCGGGTCTGATAACGGCCCAGCTTTTGTTGCCCAGGTAAGTCAAGAATTGGCCACTCAACTGGGGATtaattggaaattacattgtgcttACAGACCCCAGAGCTCAGGACAGGTAGAAAGGATGAATAGAACTCTAAAAGAGACCCTTACTAAATTAGCTATTGAGACCGGCGGCAAGGACTGGGTGACCCTCCTCCCCTTTGCACTTCTTAGAGTCCGAAACTCGCCCGGGCGTTTCGGCCTCACCCCTTATGAAATCCTACATGGGGGACCGCCCCCCTTAACGGAGTCGTGCGGGATATTGGATCCTAGCACTtactccccctcctcttctgctttaTTTACTCACTTAAAGGCCTTAGAAGTTATTAAAACACAGATCTGGAGTCGAATTAAAGAAGCCTACGCTCCAGGAACCATCACGGTGCCCCACGGGTTCCAGGTCGGAGACTCAGTCCTGGTCAGACGACATCGCGCTGGCACGCTTGAGCCCCGGTGGAAGGGACCCTACCTGGTGCTGTTGACTACCCCCTCAGCAGTCAAGGTCGACGGGATTGCTGCCTGGGTCCATGCTTCCCATGTCAAGAAGACACCCAGTCAGGGCAAGAATAACCATGAAGAAAATTGGACAGTGGCAACCAGTGACAATCCTCTTAAGCTGCGCCTTCGCCGTAGCCCCAACCTTGGGTAA